The Deltaproteobacteria bacterium genome has a window encoding:
- the pth gene encoding aminoacyl-tRNA hydrolase — translation MKLVVGLGNPGPEYAETRHNAGFRVVERLAERHRIALRRERRFAGLFGEGNARGVAVGLLEPQTWMNRSGQAVVAAVDALPLGDLASSLVVVYDDLDLPFGRLRVRPGGGAGGHNGLADIQERLGRSDFPRVRFGIGRPPAGADPVDYVLAPFDAEQRAALDAHVGRAADAVEAILVEGVARAMNRHNASRAEEAGA, via the coding sequence GTGAAGCTCGTGGTCGGGCTCGGCAACCCCGGGCCCGAGTACGCCGAGACCCGGCACAACGCGGGCTTCCGCGTCGTCGAAAGGCTGGCGGAGCGGCACCGGATCGCGCTGCGGCGCGAGCGGCGCTTCGCCGGCCTCTTCGGAGAGGGCAACGCCCGCGGGGTCGCGGTCGGGCTGCTCGAGCCCCAGACCTGGATGAACCGCTCGGGCCAGGCGGTGGTGGCGGCGGTCGACGCGCTGCCGCTCGGCGACCTCGCGAGCAGTCTCGTCGTCGTCTACGACGATCTCGATCTGCCCTTCGGCCGCCTGCGCGTGCGGCCCGGCGGCGGTGCGGGCGGGCACAACGGCCTCGCCGACATCCAGGAGCGGCTCGGCCGCAGCGACTTCCCGCGCGTGCGCTTCGGGATCGGCCGGCCGCCGGCCGGCGCCGACCCGGTCGACTACGTGCTCGCGCCCTTCGACGCCGAGCAGCGCGCGGCGCTCGACGCGCACGTCGGGCGCGCCGCGGACGCCGTGGAGGCGATCCTCGTCGAGGGCGTCGCACGCGCGATGAACCGCCACAACGCCAGCCGCGCCGAGGAGGCCGGCGCGTGA
- a CDS encoding amphi-Trp domain-containing protein has translation MAQRKKKAARDVEKDYPRAQFVAKLRRLADALEEGRRFQIRIAGERVSIPSTASITLEHERGDGEEEVEFQLAWRLDDAPAGPSARRRPASRRRAKRLR, from the coding sequence TTGGCCCAGCGGAAGAAGAAGGCCGCGCGCGACGTCGAGAAGGACTATCCCCGCGCGCAGTTCGTCGCGAAGCTGCGCCGGCTCGCCGATGCGCTCGAGGAGGGGCGGCGCTTCCAGATCCGGATCGCGGGCGAGCGGGTCTCCATCCCCTCGACGGCCTCGATCACGCTCGAGCACGAGCGCGGCGACGGCGAGGAAGAGGTCGAGTTCCAGCTCGCGTGGCGGCTCGACGATGCGCCGGCCGGCCCGAGCGCCCGCCGGCGCCCGGCGAGCCGCCGGCGAGCGAAGCGCCTCCGCTAG
- a CDS encoding ribose-phosphate pyrophosphokinase, which produces MLRMKLFAGNSNPALAGSVAGYLGLPLGRARVERFSDGEIQVEIQENVRGLDCFVLQSTAAPANRHLMELLIMVDALRRSSARRVTAVIPYYGYARQDRKVAPRVPITAKLVADLIAVAGTDRVLCIDLHAGQIQGFFNIPVDNLYATPVLLPAIREAFGSKVTIISPDAGGVERARAYAKRLDAPLAIIDKRREQANVAQIMHIIGDVEGQNCLIVDDMVDTAGTLSEAARALREHGALAVGAAITHPVLSGPAIERIEKSELETLIVTDTIPLRESARACERIRVVSIANLLGEAIRRITNEESVSSLFV; this is translated from the coding sequence ATGCTGCGGATGAAGCTCTTCGCGGGAAACAGCAACCCGGCCCTCGCCGGGTCGGTGGCGGGCTACCTCGGCCTGCCGCTCGGGCGCGCGCGCGTCGAGCGCTTCAGCGACGGCGAGATCCAGGTGGAGATCCAGGAGAACGTGCGCGGGCTCGACTGCTTCGTGCTGCAGTCGACCGCGGCGCCCGCCAACCGCCACCTGATGGAGCTCCTGATCATGGTGGACGCGCTGCGCCGCTCCTCGGCCCGGCGCGTGACGGCCGTGATCCCCTACTACGGCTATGCGCGCCAGGACCGCAAGGTCGCGCCGCGCGTGCCGATCACCGCCAAGCTCGTGGCGGACCTGATCGCCGTGGCCGGCACCGACCGGGTGCTGTGCATCGACCTGCACGCCGGCCAGATCCAGGGCTTCTTCAACATCCCGGTCGACAACCTCTACGCGACGCCGGTCCTCCTGCCGGCGATCCGCGAGGCCTTCGGCTCGAAGGTCACGATCATCTCGCCCGACGCCGGGGGCGTCGAGCGCGCGCGCGCCTACGCCAAGCGGCTCGACGCGCCGCTCGCCATCATCGACAAGCGACGCGAGCAGGCCAACGTCGCCCAGATCATGCACATCATCGGCGACGTCGAGGGCCAGAACTGCCTGATCGTCGACGACATGGTCGACACCGCGGGCACCCTCAGCGAGGCCGCCCGCGCCCTGCGCGAGCACGGCGCGCTCGCGGTCGGAGCCGCGATCACGCACCCGGTGCTCTCGGGCCCCGCGATCGAGCGGATCGAGAAGAGCGAGCTCGAGACCCTGATCGTGACCGACACCATCCCGCTGCGGGAGAGCGCCCGCGCCTGTGAGCGCATCCGCGTGGTTTCGATCGCCAACCTGCTCGGCGAGGCGATCCGCCGCATCACCAACGAAGAGAGCGTGAGCTCCCTGTTCGTGTAG
- the pdxS gene encoding pyridoxal 5'-phosphate synthase lyase subunit PdxS, with the protein MSNQGNGSNGRSGAEAFALKVGLAEMLKGGVIMDVTTPEQARIAEDAGAAAVMALERVPADIRKEGGVARMASIEVIEAIQRTVSIPVMAKVRIGHLAEARVLESLGVDFVDESEVLTPADEEHHVWKHDFKSPFVCGARNLGEALRRIAEGAAMIRTKGEAGSGNIVEAVRHLRTVNGEIRRLTTTAPEELPTRAKELQAPLDLVRFVAENGRLPVPNFAAGGIATPPDAVLCRQLGAEAVFVGSGIFKSADPAARARAVVRACTHWEDPKQVLEACRGLGKAMEGIEMSTLGDEQRLANRGW; encoded by the coding sequence ATGAGCAACCAGGGCAACGGCTCGAACGGGCGCAGCGGCGCGGAGGCCTTCGCGCTGAAGGTCGGCCTCGCCGAGATGCTGAAGGGCGGCGTGATCATGGACGTGACCACCCCCGAGCAGGCGCGCATCGCCGAGGACGCCGGCGCGGCGGCCGTGATGGCGCTCGAGCGGGTGCCGGCCGACATCCGCAAGGAGGGCGGGGTGGCGCGCATGGCGTCGATCGAGGTGATCGAGGCGATCCAGCGCACGGTCTCGATCCCGGTGATGGCGAAGGTGCGGATCGGGCACCTCGCCGAGGCGCGCGTGCTCGAGTCGCTCGGCGTCGACTTCGTCGACGAGAGCGAGGTGCTGACCCCGGCCGACGAGGAGCACCACGTCTGGAAGCACGACTTCAAGTCGCCCTTCGTGTGCGGCGCCCGCAACCTCGGCGAGGCGCTGCGCCGGATCGCCGAGGGGGCGGCCATGATCCGCACCAAGGGCGAGGCGGGCAGCGGCAACATCGTGGAGGCGGTGCGCCACCTGCGCACCGTGAACGGCGAGATCCGCAGGCTCACCACGACCGCGCCCGAGGAGCTCCCGACCCGCGCCAAGGAGCTGCAGGCGCCGCTCGACCTGGTGCGCTTCGTGGCCGAGAACGGGCGGCTCCCGGTGCCCAACTTCGCGGCCGGCGGGATCGCGACGCCGCCCGACGCGGTGCTCTGCCGGCAGCTCGGCGCCGAGGCGGTCTTCGTGGGCTCGGGGATCTTCAAGAGCGCCGACCCCGCCGCGCGCGCCCGGGCGGTGGTGCGCGCCTGCACCCACTGGGAGGACCCGAAGCAGGTGCTCGAGGCCTGCCGCGGGCTCGGCAAGGCGATGGAGGGCATCGAGATGTCGACCCTCGGCGACGAGCAGCGGCTCGCCAACCGCGGCTGGTGA
- a CDS encoding 3-deoxy-7-phosphoheptulonate synthase: MIFQTDDLRIAGLRPLIPPAILMEELPIGEKSSETVARGREQIAAVLHGEDDRLMVVVGPCSVHDPEAALDYARRLRGAADRHSRDLLVVMRVYFEKPRTIVGWKGLINDPHLDESFAINEGLRKARRLLLEISELGLPAGSEFLDPISPQFIADLVSWGAIGARTSESQVHRELASGLSMPVGFKNATNGNVQIAIEAILSAQHPHNFLSVTKQGVAAIVSTRGNRDCHLILRGGSDGPNHDTESLARIGAALGKAGLPDRLVIDCSHANSAKDPQRQAGVCRSVARQVAEGNRAVIGLMLESFLEEGRQDAKPGQPLTYGKSITDACMSWERTEPLLAELAEAARTRRRPEGQD; the protein is encoded by the coding sequence ATGATCTTCCAGACCGACGACCTGCGCATCGCCGGCCTCCGGCCGCTGATCCCGCCCGCGATCCTGATGGAGGAGCTCCCGATCGGGGAGAAGAGCTCCGAGACGGTGGCGCGCGGCCGCGAGCAGATCGCGGCGGTCCTGCACGGCGAGGACGATCGCCTGATGGTCGTCGTGGGCCCCTGCTCGGTGCACGACCCGGAGGCGGCGCTCGACTACGCCCGCCGGCTGCGGGGCGCCGCGGACCGCCACTCCCGGGACCTGCTGGTCGTGATGCGCGTGTACTTCGAGAAGCCGCGCACGATCGTGGGCTGGAAGGGCCTGATCAACGACCCGCACCTCGACGAGAGCTTCGCCATCAACGAGGGCCTGCGGAAGGCGCGCCGGCTGCTGCTCGAGATCTCCGAGCTGGGCCTGCCGGCCGGCTCCGAGTTCCTGGACCCGATCTCACCCCAGTTCATCGCGGACCTGGTCTCGTGGGGCGCGATCGGCGCCCGCACCTCGGAGAGCCAGGTACACCGCGAGCTGGCCTCGGGCCTGTCGATGCCGGTCGGCTTCAAGAACGCCACCAACGGCAACGTCCAGATCGCGATCGAGGCGATCCTCTCGGCGCAGCACCCGCACAACTTCCTGTCCGTGACGAAGCAGGGCGTGGCCGCGATCGTGAGCACCCGCGGGAACCGCGACTGCCACCTCATCCTGCGGGGCGGCAGCGACGGCCCGAACCACGACACCGAGAGCCTGGCCCGGATCGGTGCGGCCCTCGGCAAGGCGGGCCTCCCGGATCGGCTCGTGATCGACTGCTCGCACGCGAACAGCGCGAAGGACCCGCAGCGCCAGGCCGGCGTCTGCCGCTCGGTCGCCCGCCAGGTGGCCGAGGGCAACCGTGCGGTCATCGGCCTCATGCTCGAGAGCTTCCTCGAGGAGGGTCGCCAGGACGCCAAGCCGGGGCAGCCGCTCACCTACGGCAAGAGCATCACCGACGCCTGCATGAGCTGGGAGCGCACCGAGCCGCTCCTCGCGGAGCTGGCGGAGGCGGCCCGGACCCGCCGGCGCCCCGAGGGTCAGGATTAG
- the rpsF gene encoding 30S ribosomal protein S6: MREFDTTFIVQPEISEEARETLIGRLKGVLERSGAVPLEVDDMGKRKLAYEIARFQKGHYLSLFYADSGKAVAELERALRIDESILRFLTVRRADDVGDLDARRAKAVELEKVRHEKAAERAAREAEERAAREAARLAGEPVDEGGGEEEEEYGVREPRSRDEDDDDEGDDRAPAGE; this comes from the coding sequence GTGCGGGAATTCGATACGACCTTCATCGTCCAGCCCGAGATCTCCGAGGAGGCTCGCGAGACCCTGATCGGGCGCCTCAAGGGGGTCCTCGAGCGCTCCGGCGCGGTCCCGCTCGAGGTGGACGACATGGGCAAGCGCAAGCTCGCCTACGAGATCGCGCGCTTCCAGAAGGGCCACTACCTCTCGCTCTTCTACGCCGACAGCGGCAAGGCGGTCGCCGAGCTCGAGCGCGCGCTGCGCATCGACGAGTCGATCCTGCGCTTCCTGACGGTGCGCCGCGCCGACGACGTCGGCGACCTCGACGCGCGCAGGGCGAAGGCGGTCGAGCTCGAGAAGGTGCGCCACGAGAAGGCCGCCGAGCGCGCCGCCCGCGAGGCCGAGGAGCGTGCCGCGCGCGAGGCCGCGCGCCTGGCCGGCGAGCCGGTCGACGAAGGCGGTGGCGAGGAGGAGGAGGAGTACGGCGTGCGCGAGCCGCGCAGCCGCGACGAGGACGACGACGACGAGGGCGACGACCGCGCGCCCGCGGGGGAGTAG
- a CDS encoding PLP-dependent aminotransferase family protein, whose translation MVQIPLERDDSGSGRAGPVYQQIAAWFRAEIEAGRLGPGDRLPTIRALARTLGVNRDTVALAYDALARDGRLESTVGRGSFVRRPEHAPAAVPFEPVLSPLVDRLLDFERARVRYAAPAGAVPLHSLVPDPALYPADEFRKTLARVLTREGGELLRYGPPQGHPGLRAVLAARLRETGLQISADEVVVTQGASEGIALALRLFAAPGDVVAVEEPTYHNVLSVLAAQGLRAVPVPVRDGAPDLAVLERVLERPEVKLFYTMPTFHNPLGTSTGLAHRRALLATAGRAGKPVVEDAFEMDLRYAGKPVPSLAALDERGLVVQLASFSKSLFPGARVGSIAARGRIVEALLALEQASHLGGAGVLQAALAEFVANGGYERHLARVRRTLRGRRDALLEALAREMPDGVRWTEPEGGLQLWVELPGFVDSAELLPDAVRAGVLFAPGFQFRSDPRPSSGLRLSIALAGEEEIRRGVAALGRVVRERLRAGATHLVGDDARV comes from the coding sequence GTGGTGCAGATCCCGCTCGAACGCGACGACAGCGGCAGCGGCCGGGCAGGGCCGGTCTACCAGCAGATCGCGGCCTGGTTCCGGGCCGAGATCGAAGCCGGCCGGCTCGGTCCGGGTGACCGGCTGCCGACGATCCGCGCCCTGGCGCGCACCCTCGGCGTGAACCGCGACACGGTGGCGCTCGCCTACGACGCGCTCGCGCGGGACGGCCGGCTCGAGTCCACGGTCGGGCGCGGCAGCTTCGTGCGCCGGCCCGAGCACGCGCCGGCGGCGGTTCCCTTCGAGCCGGTGCTCTCGCCGCTCGTCGATCGCCTGCTCGACTTCGAGCGTGCCCGGGTGCGCTACGCAGCGCCGGCCGGGGCGGTGCCGCTCCACTCCCTGGTGCCCGACCCCGCCCTCTATCCCGCCGACGAGTTCCGCAAGACCCTCGCCCGCGTGCTGACCCGCGAGGGCGGCGAGCTGCTCCGCTACGGCCCGCCGCAGGGGCACCCCGGCCTGCGGGCGGTGCTGGCCGCGCGGCTGCGCGAGACGGGCCTGCAGATCTCGGCCGACGAGGTCGTCGTCACCCAGGGTGCCAGCGAAGGCATCGCGCTCGCGCTGCGCCTGTTCGCGGCACCCGGCGACGTGGTGGCGGTCGAGGAGCCTACCTACCACAACGTGCTCTCGGTGCTCGCCGCGCAGGGCCTGCGCGCCGTCCCGGTGCCGGTGCGCGACGGAGCGCCGGACCTCGCCGTCCTCGAGCGCGTGCTCGAGCGGCCCGAGGTGAAGCTCTTCTACACGATGCCGACCTTCCACAACCCGCTCGGCACGAGCACCGGCCTCGCCCACCGCCGGGCCCTGCTCGCGACGGCCGGGCGCGCCGGCAAGCCCGTCGTCGAGGACGCCTTCGAGATGGACCTGCGCTACGCCGGCAAGCCCGTGCCGTCGCTGGCCGCCCTCGACGAGCGCGGGCTCGTCGTGCAGCTCGCCTCGTTCTCGAAGTCGCTCTTCCCGGGCGCGCGCGTCGGCTCGATCGCGGCGCGCGGGCGGATCGTCGAGGCGCTGCTCGCGCTCGAGCAGGCGAGCCACCTCGGGGGCGCCGGGGTGCTGCAGGCCGCGCTCGCGGAGTTCGTCGCGAACGGCGGCTACGAGCGCCACCTGGCGCGCGTGCGCCGCACCCTGCGCGGACGGCGCGACGCGCTGCTCGAGGCGCTCGCGCGGGAGATGCCGGACGGCGTGCGCTGGACCGAGCCCGAGGGCGGCCTCCAGCTCTGGGTCGAGCTGCCCGGCTTCGTCGACAGCGCGGAGCTGCTGCCCGACGCCGTGCGCGCCGGCGTGCTCTTCGCGCCCGGCTTCCAGTTCCGCAGCGACCCGCGCCCCTCGAGCGGGCTGCGGCTCTCGATCGCGCTGGCCGGCGAGGAGGAGATCCGGCGCGGGGTGGCCGCCCTCGGCCGGGTCGTGCGCGAGCGGCTGCGGGCGGGCGCGACGCATCTCGTCGGCGACGACGCGAGGGTGTAG
- the nhaA gene encoding Na+/H+ antiporter NhaA, with product MSERPAPRLLERAGAPLQRFLELEAASTILLLAATGVALVWANSPWAPLYEALLHVPLALRIGPWELALGFEHFVNDALMAVFFFVVGLEIKRELAVGELSSASRALLPVVAAAGGMVVPAGLYAAFHWDGPALRGWGIPMATDIAFAVAALSVFGARVAPGLKVFLLALAIADDIGAVAVIALFYTESLSMAWLGAAAAGLALVAGLGRAGVRAYGVYLAAGIGVWLAVHASGVHATIAAVALGFLTPARPLDPPAERRGFVRRAVALLERGGDLLEGEGDPDGHRRHDLARQVSRAARASLSPLDELVQRLHPVVAFVIMPVFALANAGVPIELAKLAEPLPLRVAIGVALGLVAGKPAGITLFAWLAVRLGVAELPRGVGWLQVVATGCLAGIGFTVALFVAALAFEAPELKAGAKVGILVGSAAATALGVALLARALPRQVNCGR from the coding sequence GTGAGCGAGCGCCCCGCGCCGCGCCTGCTCGAGCGCGCCGGCGCGCCGCTCCAGCGCTTCCTCGAGCTCGAGGCGGCGAGCACGATCCTGCTGCTCGCCGCCACCGGGGTCGCGCTCGTCTGGGCCAACTCGCCGTGGGCGCCGCTCTACGAGGCCCTGCTGCACGTGCCGCTCGCGCTGCGGATCGGCCCCTGGGAGCTCGCGCTCGGCTTCGAGCACTTCGTGAACGACGCCCTGATGGCGGTCTTCTTCTTCGTCGTCGGGCTCGAGATCAAGCGCGAGCTGGCGGTCGGGGAGCTCTCGTCGGCGAGCCGCGCGCTCCTGCCGGTGGTGGCCGCCGCCGGTGGCATGGTGGTGCCGGCGGGCCTCTACGCCGCCTTCCACTGGGACGGCCCGGCGCTGCGCGGCTGGGGCATCCCGATGGCCACCGACATCGCCTTCGCGGTGGCCGCGCTCTCGGTCTTCGGCGCGCGCGTGGCGCCCGGGCTGAAGGTCTTCCTGCTCGCGCTGGCGATCGCCGACGACATCGGCGCGGTGGCGGTGATCGCGCTCTTCTACACCGAGTCGTTGTCGATGGCGTGGCTCGGCGCCGCGGCCGCGGGGCTCGCGCTCGTGGCCGGGCTCGGCCGCGCCGGGGTGCGCGCCTACGGCGTCTACCTCGCCGCCGGGATCGGCGTCTGGCTCGCGGTCCACGCCTCGGGCGTGCACGCCACGATCGCGGCGGTGGCGCTGGGCTTCCTGACCCCGGCGCGGCCGCTCGATCCGCCGGCCGAGCGCCGGGGCTTCGTGCGCCGCGCCGTCGCGCTCCTCGAGCGCGGCGGCGACCTCCTCGAGGGCGAGGGCGACCCCGACGGGCACCGGCGCCACGACCTGGCCCGCCAGGTGAGCCGGGCGGCGCGCGCGTCGCTCTCGCCCCTCGACGAGCTCGTGCAGCGCCTCCACCCCGTGGTGGCGTTCGTGATCATGCCCGTCTTCGCGCTCGCGAACGCGGGCGTGCCGATCGAGCTCGCGAAGCTCGCCGAGCCGCTGCCGCTGCGGGTGGCGATCGGGGTCGCGCTCGGGCTCGTCGCCGGCAAGCCCGCGGGCATCACGCTGTTCGCCTGGCTGGCGGTGCGGCTTGGGGTGGCCGAGCTGCCGCGGGGAGTCGGCTGGCTGCAGGTCGTGGCGACCGGCTGCCTCGCCGGCATCGGCTTCACGGTCGCCCTCTTCGTCGCGGCGCTCGCCTTCGAGGCGCCGGAGCTGAAGGCCGGCGCCAAGGTGGGGATCCTCGTGGGCTCGGCGGCCGCGACCGCCCTCGGCGTCGCGTTGCTGGCCCGGGCCCTTCCGAGGCAGGTCAATTGCGGTCGATGA
- a CDS encoding DUF1844 domain-containing protein, translating into MSEPSDKGFVVVDKRASAGASDEEPARPAGPTAEPEPAQAPAPGPQVDFATLVHSFFVTALYHLGLAADPEAGAPPAPNLPAARQDIEILELLQAKTRGNLDAEEGRMLEAVLYELRMRFVEASRAPRG; encoded by the coding sequence ATGAGCGAGCCTTCGGACAAGGGCTTCGTGGTGGTCGACAAGCGCGCGAGCGCGGGCGCCAGCGACGAGGAGCCCGCCCGCCCGGCCGGGCCGACGGCGGAGCCCGAGCCCGCCCAGGCGCCGGCGCCTGGGCCGCAGGTGGACTTCGCCACGCTGGTCCATTCGTTCTTCGTGACCGCGCTCTACCACCTGGGCCTCGCCGCCGATCCCGAGGCCGGCGCGCCCCCGGCGCCGAACCTGCCGGCGGCGCGCCAGGACATCGAGATCCTCGAGCTGCTCCAGGCGAAGACGCGCGGCAACCTCGACGCCGAGGAGGGCCGGATGCTCGAGGCCGTGCTCTACGAGCTGCGCATGCGCTTCGTGGAGGCGAGCCGGGCGCCCCGGGGTTGA
- the ispE gene encoding 4-(cytidine 5'-diphospho)-2-C-methyl-D-erythritol kinase — MSPIRVEAPAKLNLGLRVTGVRADGYHQLESVFVPLDLCDSLVIDVEAAGATRVELRVEGGPAELAAGARNLASRAAEGFLAAAGLTAEVRIALAKRIPVGAGMGGGSSDAGSVLRALAGRFPGALDAARLGALAVSLGADVPYFLDPRPALVRGIGDEIEPLAGVPPLAVVVATPSPGLATAAVFGAWDRAHPRGATQDSGALTPPEPNRRMPPLPVRLAGLDPSAARGQTLLASLLGNDLEPVAAGLAPAIVRLRMEIGRAGARAVGMSGSGPTVFGVFDDLDAARAAAAGIPWQPTDRVHVGRTAGSP; from the coding sequence TTGAGCCCGATCCGCGTCGAGGCGCCCGCGAAGCTGAACCTCGGCCTGCGCGTCACCGGGGTGCGGGCGGACGGCTACCACCAGCTCGAGAGCGTCTTCGTCCCGCTCGACCTGTGCGACTCGCTCGTGATCGACGTGGAGGCGGCCGGGGCGACGCGCGTCGAGCTGCGCGTCGAGGGCGGGCCCGCGGAGCTCGCGGCCGGCGCGCGCAACCTCGCGAGCCGCGCAGCGGAGGGCTTCCTCGCCGCCGCGGGCCTCACGGCCGAGGTGCGGATCGCGCTCGCGAAGCGCATCCCGGTCGGGGCCGGGATGGGGGGTGGGTCCAGCGACGCCGGATCCGTCCTGCGCGCCCTCGCCGGCCGCTTCCCGGGAGCTCTCGACGCGGCCCGGCTCGGGGCTCTCGCCGTCTCGCTCGGGGCGGACGTCCCGTACTTCCTGGACCCCCGCCCGGCGCTCGTCCGCGGCATCGGCGACGAGATCGAGCCGCTCGCGGGCGTCCCGCCGCTTGCCGTGGTCGTGGCGACCCCGTCGCCGGGGCTCGCCACGGCTGCCGTCTTCGGGGCCTGGGACCGGGCGCATCCGCGCGGCGCGACGCAGGATTCGGGCGCGTTGACGCCCCCGGAGCCGAACCGTAGGATGCCGCCGCTTCCGGTCCGGCTGGCGGGGCTCGACCCGTCGGCGGCCCGGGGGCAGACGCTCCTGGCCAGCTTGCTCGGAAACGATCTGGAGCCGGTGGCGGCGGGCCTGGCCCCCGCGATCGTGCGGCTGCGGATGGAAATCGGGCGGGCAGGGGCCCGGGCCGTCGGGATGTCGGGCAGCGGGCCGACCGTGTTCGGCGTCTTCGACGACCTCGACGCAGCGCGGGCGGCGGCCGCCGGCATCCCCTGGCAGCCGACCGATCGCGTCCACGTCGGCCGGACCGCGGGCTCGCCCTGA
- the rplI gene encoding 50S ribosomal protein L9, with protein sequence MRSVQVILSEDVPNLGDAGELVAVKPGFARNYLLPRGLAVAATEASKKQLAHQQRVIAEKVARARKLLEGEKARFEGQVVEITAQAGEEGKLFGSVTAVMIAEQLTERGLEVDRRKIALADPIKEVGEHPVVIKLHREIQATITVKVTAAP encoded by the coding sequence ATGCGCTCCGTGCAGGTGATCCTGAGCGAGGACGTCCCGAACCTGGGTGACGCCGGCGAGCTCGTGGCGGTGAAGCCGGGCTTCGCCCGCAACTACCTCCTGCCGCGCGGCCTGGCGGTCGCCGCCACCGAGGCCAGCAAGAAGCAGCTCGCCCACCAGCAGCGCGTGATCGCCGAGAAGGTGGCGCGTGCGCGCAAGCTGCTCGAGGGCGAGAAGGCCCGCTTCGAGGGCCAGGTGGTGGAGATCACCGCCCAGGCCGGCGAGGAGGGCAAGCTCTTCGGCTCCGTCACCGCGGTGATGATCGCCGAGCAGCTCACAGAACGCGGTCTCGAGGTGGACCGCCGCAAGATCGCGCTCGCCGACCCGATCAAGGAGGTCGGTGAGCACCCGGTCGTGATCAAGCTCCACCGGGAGATCCAGGCCACGATCACCGTGAAGGTCACCGCCGCGCCCTAG
- a CDS encoding 50S ribosomal protein L25, whose translation MSETALVVEAREGTGKGVARKLRAAGRIPAVLYGRGRPSLALALDPRALDRILRAGGANTLLDLTVEGHPEVKDTVALVKELQRHPLRGTIVHADLYAVDLDRTVTVDVPVHLVGKPRGLDFGGILEHTLREVALECLPRAIPEAIEVEVSHLEVGDVIHVRELVLPEGVALVTDGDLGVVHVALPQAEPTPEEAAAAAAPAEGAAAPAEGAAAPAPEKKAE comes from the coding sequence GTGTCCGAGACCGCACTCGTCGTCGAGGCCCGCGAGGGCACCGGAAAGGGCGTCGCCCGCAAGCTGCGCGCCGCCGGCCGGATCCCGGCCGTGCTCTACGGCCGCGGCCGGCCTTCGCTCGCGCTCGCGCTCGATCCGCGCGCGCTCGACCGGATCCTGCGCGCCGGCGGCGCCAACACGCTGCTCGACCTGACCGTCGAGGGCCATCCCGAGGTCAAGGACACGGTGGCGCTCGTGAAGGAGCTCCAGCGCCACCCGCTGCGCGGCACGATCGTGCACGCGGACCTCTACGCGGTGGACCTCGACCGGACCGTGACGGTCGACGTGCCCGTGCACCTGGTCGGCAAGCCGCGCGGGCTCGACTTCGGCGGCATCCTCGAGCACACGCTGCGCGAGGTGGCGCTCGAGTGCCTGCCGCGCGCGATCCCCGAGGCGATCGAGGTCGAGGTGTCGCACCTCGAGGTCGGCGACGTGATCCACGTGCGCGAGCTGGTGCTGCCCGAGGGCGTCGCGCTGGTCACCGACGGCGACCTCGGCGTGGTGCACGTGGCGCTGCCGCAGGCCGAGCCGACGCCCGAGGAGGCGGCCGCGGCGGCGGCGCCGGCCGAGGGCGCCGCGGCGCCGGCCGAGGGCGCGGCGGCACCGGCCCCCGAGAAGAAGGCCGAGTAG
- the pdxT gene encoding pyridoxal 5'-phosphate synthase glutaminase subunit PdxT, protein MKPVIGVLAIQGDFAAHAQALARAGAEARLVREPKELDGLDALVLPGGESTTIAKGMERLGLFDPLRAFADSGHPVLGTCAGAILLARAVEHHPVPSLGLVDVVAVRNAYGTQVDSFIAPADAGAAAGLAGLRCVFIRAPRLREPGPGVEVLVRVDGEPVLVRQGDRFAATFHPELGDDPRVHALLVGAARRRRGA, encoded by the coding sequence GTGAAGCCGGTGATCGGGGTCCTCGCGATCCAGGGCGACTTCGCGGCCCACGCGCAGGCGCTCGCGCGCGCCGGCGCCGAGGCGCGCCTCGTGCGCGAGCCGAAGGAGCTCGACGGCCTCGACGCACTCGTGCTCCCGGGCGGCGAGAGCACGACGATCGCGAAGGGCATGGAGCGGCTCGGGCTCTTCGATCCGCTGCGCGCCTTCGCCGACTCGGGGCACCCCGTGCTCGGCACCTGCGCCGGCGCGATCCTGCTGGCGCGCGCGGTCGAGCACCACCCGGTGCCGAGCCTCGGCCTCGTCGACGTCGTCGCGGTGCGCAACGCCTACGGCACCCAGGTGGACTCGTTCATCGCCCCCGCCGACGCCGGCGCCGCCGCCGGCCTCGCGGGCCTGCGCTGCGTCTTCATCCGCGCGCCGCGCCTGCGCGAGCCGGGGCCCGGCGTCGAGGTGCTGGTGCGCGTCGATGGCGAGCCGGTGCTGGTGCGCCAGGGCGACCGCTTCGCGGCGACCTTCCACCCCGAGCTCGGCGACGACCCGCGCGTACACGCGCTGCTCGTCGGCGCCGCGCGCCGGCGCCGGGGCGCCTGA